In Vibrio japonicus, the following are encoded in one genomic region:
- the luxQ gene encoding quorum-sensing autoinducer 2 sensor kinase/phosphatase LuxQ yields MKTLFKRSKRHQLATLLTNSIFLVIGVLILVMVLQNYQVNREVVAQEVERTKTQTQSLVQEIFNFHLKSLVIHQDSYSRSESLVDAVLSEDANAVDRFFTALDQTIPNLSPDFRLLATSDGVVWDDGNYQFYGLSHKQLSAMNKGAVFGNDWHLSQTPSSMGTRYLMVRRTPVVNLTSGEVVAHLYIGVVLNNNFSLINVIEKGSNADELFLTVGSEVVASSTKTVDSRHIKWLEQHSTSFNASRYMVSKTDLTISGVATYLSVYTVQSNEHIEEFVKSHYLWMAVTGILIAFVAFYTRLWLGKRVSVELNKLMTYIQTTVSMQKTDTFQGSSIEEFNRIGENFDLSFKRIKEREKQFADLFNFSLTPITLWSRDCELIRYNSAAEKSFRDNETRDHLLCALEPHIRMCARGSNLTGVNTTIGGKTYRWNLSPIISDDSTKQIMAQGQDITSFVEAEKQSQAAKEEAEESARVRADFLAKMSHELRTPLNGILGVSQLLKHNSKGKEALEHIDVLCHSGEHLLAVLNDILDFSKIEQGKFHIQHSEFRLADLLNTAEKIFRPLCVEKNITLNINSDVRQDMWADSDQVRLNQILFNLISNAVKFTHTGSVTVSLNCFARNSGHQLEIIVADTGIGIAEEQIDHVFEPFVQAEATTTREYGGSGLGLAIVHSLVELMNGSIRLSSEVSKGTSVSVALPIKISYGERNPETTSLLVEPSELFDESIHALLVEDNHTNAFIAKAFCEKYGMKVTWVQDGYNAIDFLRENSDVELILMDNQLPNLDGIEATRIIRDELRLNTPIYACTADGLEETKRAFITNGADYVLVKPIKQLALNKAMIHFKENFYKGR; encoded by the coding sequence ATGAAAACGCTATTTAAGCGTAGTAAACGTCACCAACTTGCTACGCTTCTTACCAATTCAATATTTCTGGTTATCGGGGTGTTGATATTGGTGATGGTGCTACAAAACTATCAAGTCAATCGAGAAGTCGTTGCACAAGAAGTTGAGCGCACGAAGACTCAGACTCAAAGCCTAGTACAAGAAATATTTAACTTTCACCTTAAGTCGTTGGTAATTCACCAAGATAGCTATAGCCGTAGCGAATCTTTAGTTGATGCGGTATTAAGCGAAGACGCAAACGCTGTAGATCGGTTCTTCACTGCATTAGACCAGACTATCCCTAACCTTTCCCCAGACTTTAGATTACTCGCAACCAGTGACGGCGTTGTGTGGGATGATGGGAATTATCAATTCTATGGCTTATCCCATAAGCAGTTGTCTGCTATGAATAAAGGTGCGGTTTTTGGTAATGATTGGCATCTTTCTCAGACACCTTCTTCAATGGGAACACGTTATTTAATGGTGCGCAGAACCCCTGTTGTTAATCTGACTTCTGGTGAAGTGGTTGCGCACTTATACATAGGTGTTGTACTCAATAATAACTTCTCACTGATCAATGTCATTGAAAAAGGCAGCAATGCTGATGAGTTGTTCCTTACGGTGGGTTCAGAAGTGGTGGCTTCGAGCACAAAAACTGTCGACTCGCGCCATATAAAATGGTTGGAGCAGCATTCAACATCATTCAACGCCAGTCGTTATATGGTTTCTAAAACCGATCTGACGATCTCAGGTGTTGCGACTTACCTTTCTGTTTACACAGTACAAAGTAATGAACATATCGAAGAGTTTGTGAAAAGCCATTACTTATGGATGGCTGTGACCGGTATTTTGATTGCGTTTGTGGCGTTTTACACTCGTCTCTGGTTGGGTAAGAGGGTGTCTGTTGAGCTAAATAAGCTGATGACATACATACAAACCACGGTCAGCATGCAAAAAACAGATACGTTTCAAGGATCGTCCATTGAAGAGTTCAATCGTATTGGGGAGAACTTTGATCTCTCCTTTAAACGAATAAAAGAGCGAGAAAAGCAGTTTGCTGATTTGTTTAATTTTTCGTTGACACCGATCACGTTGTGGAGTCGGGACTGCGAGCTCATTCGATATAACTCTGCGGCAGAAAAAAGTTTTAGAGATAACGAAACACGGGACCATTTGCTTTGTGCGTTAGAGCCTCATATACGAATGTGTGCACGCGGCTCTAACTTGACCGGGGTCAACACGACAATTGGCGGTAAAACGTATCGGTGGAATTTATCTCCTATTATTAGTGACGACTCAACCAAGCAAATTATGGCGCAAGGGCAGGATATAACTAGCTTTGTTGAAGCGGAAAAGCAAAGCCAAGCAGCCAAAGAAGAAGCCGAAGAGTCGGCCAGAGTACGAGCGGACTTTCTGGCGAAAATGAGCCATGAATTACGTACCCCGCTGAATGGTATTTTGGGAGTGTCCCAATTGCTTAAGCACAATAGCAAAGGGAAAGAGGCGTTAGAGCACATTGATGTACTCTGTCACAGCGGCGAACATCTGCTTGCGGTTTTGAACGATATTTTGGACTTTTCAAAGATTGAACAGGGAAAATTCCATATCCAGCATAGTGAGTTCCGTTTAGCGGATCTGCTCAATACGGCGGAAAAGATATTCCGTCCTCTGTGTGTTGAGAAAAATATCACGCTCAACATCAATAGCGACGTTCGACAAGATATGTGGGCAGACAGTGATCAAGTCAGGCTCAATCAAATTCTCTTTAATTTAATCAGTAACGCAGTGAAGTTCACACACACTGGTTCGGTTACTGTAAGTTTAAATTGTTTTGCTCGAAACTCAGGCCATCAACTAGAAATCATTGTTGCAGATACCGGGATAGGCATTGCCGAAGAGCAGATTGATCACGTATTTGAACCGTTCGTTCAAGCGGAAGCGACCACCACTCGAGAATATGGTGGTAGTGGGCTAGGGTTAGCCATTGTCCACAGCTTAGTTGAGTTGATGAATGGTTCGATACGTTTAAGCAGTGAAGTGAGTAAAGGGACGAGTGTCTCTGTGGCCTTACCGATCAAAATTTCGTATGGTGAACGTAACCCCGAAACGACCAGTTTATTGGTTGAGCCTTCAGAGTTATTTGATGAATCAATCCATGCATTATTGGTTGAGGACAACCATACCAATGCCTTTATTGCTAAAGCATTTTGTGAAAAGTATGGAATGAAGGTCACTTGGGTTCAAGATGGATACAATGCGATTGACTTCTTACGGGAAAACTCAGATGTCGAACTGATACTTATGGACAACCAATTACCGAACTTAGATGGCATTGAAGCAACCCGAATAATTCGGGATGAACTGAGGCTCAATACGCCGATCTATGCTTGTACCGCAGATGGTCTGGAAGAAACAAAGCGAGCGTTTATTACGAATGGCGCGGACTATGTGTTGGTTAAGCCGATCAAACAATTGGCGCTAAATAAGGCCATGATCCATTTCAAAGAAAATTTCTACAAAGGTCGCTAA
- a CDS encoding substrate-binding domain-containing protein, producing MFKASLLSLLSVVSFTSYASSMQALSGYWQYDDYLKAYPKQKALTEQLSTVVRENPTPITVTQDKPITISVVYPGHQISDYWSRNIKAFEKRLEKIGIRYSINQVFTRPSVDVRQQSLSLLAAVKNKSDYLIFTLDSTRHRKFVEHVMSSTDTKLILQNITTPVKAWEDRQPFMYVGFDHLNGTKMLEDYYKTNIKDDSRYSVLYFSEGYISNARGDTFIEEMSRNSSFKLSSSFYTTATRESGYQAAMNALEKDSSLSFMYACSTDVALGAADALSTLGRQDVVINGWGGGTAELEAITRGDLDVTVMRMNDDIGIAMAEAIKWDLEGKPVPQVYSGDFELVTSHDSAEKIKELEKRAFRYSGQ from the coding sequence ATGTTCAAAGCCTCATTGCTTTCTTTACTTTCTGTTGTTTCTTTTACTTCCTACGCCTCAAGCATGCAAGCGCTCAGCGGTTATTGGCAGTATGACGACTATTTAAAGGCATACCCAAAACAGAAAGCGCTCACCGAGCAATTGTCTACTGTTGTACGTGAGAATCCGACACCCATTACCGTCACGCAAGATAAGCCAATCACCATTTCTGTTGTTTATCCTGGTCATCAAATCTCTGACTATTGGAGTCGTAACATTAAAGCTTTCGAGAAAAGACTCGAAAAAATCGGTATTCGTTATAGCATCAACCAAGTATTTACCCGTCCAAGTGTGGACGTACGACAACAGAGCCTCTCTTTACTTGCGGCTGTAAAAAACAAGTCTGATTACCTAATATTTACACTAGATTCGACTCGACATCGTAAATTTGTAGAACATGTTATGAGCTCTACAGACACCAAACTCATTTTGCAAAATATCACGACACCAGTAAAAGCCTGGGAAGATCGCCAACCTTTTATGTACGTAGGTTTTGATCACCTTAACGGCACAAAAATGCTCGAGGATTACTATAAAACGAATATTAAGGATGATAGCCGTTATTCTGTCCTCTATTTTTCTGAAGGTTACATCAGTAATGCTCGTGGAGATACCTTCATCGAGGAGATGAGTCGCAATAGCAGTTTTAAACTTTCTTCTTCTTTTTATACTACGGCAACAAGAGAGTCTGGTTACCAAGCAGCAATGAATGCGCTAGAGAAAGACTCAAGCTTATCTTTTATGTATGCGTGTTCTACCGATGTCGCATTGGGCGCTGCGGATGCACTTAGCACGTTAGGTCGACAAGATGTTGTTATCAACGGTTGGGGAGGAGGCACCGCTGAATTGGAAGCGATTACGCGTGGTGATTTGGACGTGACGGTAATGAGAATGAACGATGATATAGGGATAGCCATGGCAGAAGCGATCAAGTGGGATCTCGAAGGGAAGCCGGTTCCTCAAGTATATTCTGGAGATTTTGAGTTAGTTACATCCCATGATAGCGCCGAGAAAATTAAAGAGCTCGAAAAGCGTGCCTTTAGGTACTCTGGACAATAA
- a CDS encoding GIY-YIG nuclease family protein, which produces MDSPALKSVSDWYVYLIRDRNNSLYCGISTDVARRFSQHSTGKGAKALKGKGPLELVWSEKVGASRGLALKVEYKVKRLKKTQKEQLIKQQKDLAELVDVNLTIAA; this is translated from the coding sequence ATGGACTCGCCAGCGCTTAAATCGGTCTCGGATTGGTATGTGTATCTTATCCGTGATCGAAATAATTCTTTGTATTGCGGCATTTCTACTGATGTAGCTCGCCGATTTTCTCAGCATAGTACTGGTAAAGGTGCAAAAGCCTTAAAGGGCAAAGGGCCTTTGGAGCTGGTGTGGAGTGAAAAGGTAGGCGCTTCTCGTGGCCTAGCATTAAAAGTCGAGTATAAGGTTAAGCGGCTAAAAAAAACGCAAAAAGAGCAATTAATCAAACAGCAGAAAGATCTAGCGGAGCTGGTAGATGTAAACCTCACTATCGCTGCTTAG
- a CDS encoding YceH family protein produces MNIELSPVEARVIGCLIEKEVTTPDYYPLTLNSLTSACNQKSNREPVMALSEVDVQEAVDALITRRLVSDESGFNSRASKFQHRFCNTEFGDLKLSAKEKAIACCMLLRGAQTPGELRTRTNRLADFSDVKEVEATLESMATREDGALVVKLPREPGKRESRYMHLFSGDVDVSTFASSESTPVQAAAGNERLESLENEVASLKQEIAELRSLVEQITS; encoded by the coding sequence ATGAACATCGAATTGAGTCCTGTTGAAGCGCGAGTTATCGGCTGTCTAATTGAAAAAGAGGTGACCACACCTGATTATTATCCGTTAACTTTGAATAGTTTGACCTCTGCATGTAATCAGAAGAGTAATCGAGAGCCAGTTATGGCATTGAGTGAAGTGGATGTACAGGAGGCGGTTGATGCGTTAATCACTCGTCGTTTAGTCAGTGATGAAAGTGGGTTCAACAGTCGAGCGAGCAAATTTCAGCATCGCTTCTGCAATACCGAGTTTGGTGACCTGAAGTTATCAGCGAAAGAGAAGGCGATTGCGTGCTGCATGCTATTACGTGGTGCGCAAACACCCGGCGAGCTGCGTACAAGGACGAACAGATTAGCGGATTTCTCAGACGTCAAAGAGGTCGAAGCGACACTGGAATCCATGGCAACAAGAGAGGATGGCGCATTGGTGGTCAAATTGCCGCGTGAACCGGGTAAACGTGAATCGCGTTATATGCATTTATTTTCGGGAGATGTCGACGTATCTACGTTTGCGTCATCAGAAAGTACGCCAGTGCAGGCTGCGGCAGGTAATGAAAGGTTAGAATCTCTTGAAAATGAAGTCGCGTCGCTGAAACAAGAAATCGCAGAGCTACGCAGTTTAGTCGAGCAGATAACGAGTTAA
- a CDS encoding DUF496 family protein gives MSGVFEIVAQARRKNKLKRELIDNEKKVRDNRKRVDLLENLLDYIKPEMTHDEIVAIVKNMKADYEDRVDDHIIKSAEISKERRDISRRIRELTEADKQNVQGKKN, from the coding sequence ATGAGTGGTGTATTTGAAATCGTAGCGCAAGCACGTCGTAAGAATAAGCTTAAACGTGAGCTCATCGACAACGAGAAAAAAGTTCGTGACAACCGTAAACGCGTTGATCTCCTAGAAAATCTGCTTGATTACATTAAGCCAGAAATGACTCATGATGAAATCGTAGCGATTGTGAAAAACATGAAAGCAGACTACGAAGATCGCGTAGATGATCATATCATCAAGAGCGCTGAAATCTCTAAAGAGCGTCGTGATATCAGCCGCCGTATCCGCGAGCTAACAGAAGCGGACAAGCAAAACGTACAAGGTAAGAAAAACTAA
- a CDS encoding YgjV family protein: MDMNVIEILGYAASIMVAISLTMKDIVKLRIINFVGCALFTAYGLMIDAWPVVVTNGFIACVNIYFLAKMQSEKKVTSS; encoded by the coding sequence ATGGATATGAATGTGATTGAGATTCTTGGCTACGCTGCTTCAATCATGGTGGCAATTTCTCTAACCATGAAAGATATCGTTAAGCTACGCATTATTAACTTCGTTGGCTGTGCATTGTTCACAGCATACGGCTTAATGATTGATGCTTGGCCAGTCGTTGTGACCAACGGCTTTATTGCTTGTGTAAACATCTATTTCCTAGCAAAAATGCAGAGCGAAAAAAAAGTAACAAGTAGCTAA
- a CDS encoding OmpA family protein, with product MKYLALPLILLLSACSSTNNLSSSYFMKDMLDTAPKSDADVRHPEWGYPSKRLTTGVQSPAMYRTPSMDHTPTQARPNAAPASRGVNSDSLQNFLLQNGVDYEVLPGNHIMVKLKNTVRFDTGSSTVKSESRHWLDIIGRYLSSQPDVNVVIDGHSDSTGTTAFNDGLSVRRANAVKQQLIRNHVNKNAIFTRGYGENVPTCTNATTAGKACNRRVELVFIVSDS from the coding sequence ATGAAATATCTGGCTTTACCTCTGATTCTATTGCTGTCAGCGTGCAGCAGTACAAATAATTTAAGTTCTTCCTATTTCATGAAGGACATGCTAGATACAGCTCCCAAAAGTGACGCTGATGTCAGGCACCCAGAATGGGGCTATCCGTCCAAAAGATTAACGACAGGCGTCCAGTCGCCGGCAATGTATCGAACACCATCAATGGACCATACGCCAACTCAGGCACGACCTAATGCTGCTCCAGCTTCGCGCGGAGTGAATAGTGACAGCCTACAGAACTTTCTTTTGCAGAATGGCGTAGATTACGAAGTGTTACCCGGTAACCATATTATGGTTAAACTAAAGAATACGGTTAGGTTTGATACAGGCTCATCGACGGTGAAGTCTGAATCTAGACACTGGCTAGACATTATTGGCAGATACTTGTCGTCACAACCAGATGTTAATGTCGTGATTGATGGGCACTCAGACAGTACTGGCACTACTGCTTTTAACGATGGTTTATCTGTTCGTCGTGCAAACGCAGTTAAGCAGCAGCTAATCCGTAATCATGTAAATAAAAATGCTATTTTCACACGAGGCTACGGAGAGAATGTACCGACTTGTACCAATGCGACTACAGCAGGTAAGGCGTGTAACAGACGTGTTGAGTTAGTCTTCATTGTGTCGGATAGCTAA
- a CDS encoding thiol:disulfide interchange protein DsbA/DsbL: MNKILSLFLMATMALLVGCSDNNDPKEGVQYETLANNLATYRLPPVTEVFSLNCGHCRTMEEVIPQLESLTNQSIGKVHVTFNESATVAAMIYYTAEMQVGGKPDRDMVNELFAALQMGNGATMADKQRAIESVFHSRDLVSPYELDKAQQAQMLGAIKIAEEITEKGQFKGVPTFVVNGKYVVLTSGHQNAEGIADTINYLINLK; this comes from the coding sequence ATGAACAAGATTCTGTCCCTATTTTTGATGGCTACCATGGCCCTACTTGTCGGCTGCTCAGACAATAACGATCCGAAAGAAGGTGTGCAATATGAAACACTGGCTAACAATCTCGCGACTTATCGACTCCCACCAGTTACCGAGGTGTTCTCATTAAACTGTGGGCACTGCCGTACAATGGAAGAAGTCATTCCACAATTAGAGTCATTAACGAATCAGTCTATTGGTAAAGTACACGTCACTTTCAACGAAAGCGCTACCGTTGCAGCAATGATTTACTATACCGCTGAAATGCAAGTGGGTGGAAAGCCGGACCGCGACATGGTGAATGAGTTATTCGCCGCTCTGCAGATGGGTAATGGCGCAACCATGGCAGATAAGCAAAGAGCCATAGAGTCAGTGTTTCATTCCCGTGATCTTGTTAGCCCATATGAATTGGATAAAGCTCAACAAGCGCAGATGCTCGGAGCTATAAAAATTGCCGAAGAGATTACAGAAAAAGGCCAATTCAAAGGCGTGCCAACATTTGTTGTGAATGGAAAGTATGTCGTCCTCACTTCAGGACACCAGAACGCCGAAGGCATTGCTGATACAATTAACTACCTAATAAACCTAAAATAA
- a CDS encoding FKBP-type peptidyl-prolyl cis-trans isomerase, with protein MSKIIFPIIIFILAGFMIYRTWTNNKVSEENFAAGQAFLLENAKQEGVITTESGLQYQVIHKGEGTEHPTKTNTVTVHYHGTLIDGTVFDSSVERGEPISFKLNQVIKGWQEGLTYMSPGDKVRLFIPSPLGYGKSGTGPIPPASTLIFDVELLEIK; from the coding sequence ATGTCAAAAATCATTTTTCCTATTATTATTTTCATTCTCGCGGGTTTTATGATCTACCGCACTTGGACCAACAATAAAGTAAGCGAAGAGAACTTTGCAGCAGGTCAAGCATTCCTACTGGAAAACGCCAAGCAAGAAGGTGTTATTACCACGGAAAGTGGTCTTCAATACCAAGTTATCCACAAAGGTGAAGGCACTGAACACCCTACCAAAACCAATACGGTAACTGTGCACTATCATGGCACGCTGATCGATGGAACGGTATTTGACAGTTCTGTAGAGCGCGGTGAGCCTATCAGTTTTAAACTAAACCAGGTGATCAAAGGCTGGCAAGAAGGCCTGACTTATATGTCTCCGGGTGACAAAGTACGCTTGTTTATCCCGAGCCCACTTGGCTACGGTAAGAGCGGTACTGGCCCTATCCCACCAGCTTCTACATTGATTTTCGATGTTGAGTTATTAGAAATTAAATAA
- a CDS encoding NUDIX hydrolase, which produces MTHLSMAVVVRNGKVLVQERYRDSKGMVVEFPGGEVNENETGTDAAIRELHEETRLEGLKHLATFSGINEFGGRIYYAVFEAADGEQPIPVGEDRQQTFNWLAHDELPLDEFYTADVNFIQTQLAKFCTQNSTVI; this is translated from the coding sequence ATGACACACTTATCGATGGCCGTGGTTGTCAGAAATGGGAAAGTGTTAGTACAAGAGCGTTACAGAGACTCAAAGGGGATGGTGGTTGAATTTCCGGGAGGCGAAGTCAATGAAAATGAAACAGGAACCGATGCTGCTATCAGGGAGTTACACGAAGAGACGCGTTTAGAGGGTTTGAAACACCTAGCGACCTTCTCAGGGATAAACGAATTTGGTGGTCGAATTTATTACGCAGTATTCGAAGCGGCCGATGGAGAACAACCTATTCCAGTCGGCGAAGATCGTCAACAAACGTTTAATTGGTTAGCGCACGATGAACTCCCTTTAGATGAGTTCTATACTGCAGACGTGAATTTCATTCAAACTCAACTTGCTAAGTTTTGTACGCAAAACTCCACAGTGATTTAG
- a CDS encoding ATP-dependent zinc protease family protein, with amino-acid sequence MIKSLRTLTLILLAGSVTACLAEEPKKVESEQKVKAEQVSVKSERPKMVLKAQKTSDGKLILGAREWVYVPDLKQNFRARVDTGATTSSISATDIETFKRNGKSWVRFKVEHDGIKSDSIELPVKRRVKILQSTADDSQRRAVVEAWIQIGDLKQKTEFTLADRTHLRYPLLLGRSFIKGVAVIDVDESYIQDKHK; translated from the coding sequence ATGATTAAGTCGTTACGAACTCTAACTCTCATCTTGCTCGCTGGTAGTGTTACCGCGTGCTTGGCCGAAGAGCCAAAAAAAGTAGAATCTGAGCAGAAAGTGAAAGCCGAACAAGTATCGGTGAAAAGCGAACGGCCGAAAATGGTGCTTAAGGCACAAAAGACCAGTGATGGAAAACTGATTTTAGGCGCAAGGGAGTGGGTTTACGTTCCTGACCTTAAGCAGAACTTTAGAGCCCGTGTGGATACGGGCGCAACGACCTCTTCTATTAGTGCAACGGATATAGAAACGTTCAAACGCAATGGGAAGTCGTGGGTAAGGTTTAAAGTTGAGCACGATGGTATAAAAAGTGATTCTATTGAGTTGCCTGTAAAGCGCAGGGTGAAAATCCTTCAGTCTACAGCCGATGACTCTCAACGTCGCGCCGTGGTAGAAGCTTGGATTCAAATCGGTGACTTGAAACAAAAAACGGAATTTACGCTTGCGGATCGAACGCATCTTAGATATCCGCTGCTCCTAGGACGTAGCTTTATTAAAGGTGTGGCCGTTATCGATGTGGATGAAAGCTACATTCAAGACAAGCACAAGTAA
- a CDS encoding amino acid aminotransferase, whose translation MFSNLPTPTLDPILSLSVAYRNDPRPEKVDLGIGVYKNSEGQTPIMKAILKAQDIVVETQKTKSYVGLAGCEEFNQSMVDLLLKGTSAMDRVAAIQTPGASGALRMLGDLMKVAKPNTTVWISNPSYVNHRPVMEAAGLKVKHYSYFSPTTKQVDTTRMLEDLSNAGPDDVVLLHGCCHNPTGADIDFEAWKVITELAQKNGFTPFVDIAYQGFGDGLEEDAKGLRHMAENVEEMLITTSCSKNFGLYRERTGAAIVVGKSVEDVTNARGKLLTLARATYTMPPDHGAALVKTILQDQSLTAIWKQELSEMQQRLLNLRQTLCQELRNSHDTSQFDFIESHKGMFTVLGFSQDQMLQLREQYGIYGVGDGRINIAGLTEKDIPYVADAIVKVA comes from the coding sequence ATGTTCTCTAATTTACCAACACCAACACTAGATCCAATTCTTTCGCTTTCTGTTGCATACCGTAATGATCCTCGTCCTGAAAAAGTGGACTTGGGCATTGGCGTCTACAAGAACAGTGAAGGGCAAACACCAATCATGAAAGCGATTCTCAAAGCGCAAGACATTGTGGTTGAGACGCAAAAAACCAAATCATATGTCGGCTTAGCTGGCTGCGAAGAGTTTAACCAAAGCATGGTTGATCTGCTTCTTAAAGGCACGTCCGCGATGGATCGTGTCGCTGCGATTCAAACTCCAGGTGCAAGTGGCGCACTGCGTATGCTGGGTGATTTGATGAAAGTGGCGAAACCGAATACGACAGTATGGATTTCGAACCCAAGCTATGTGAACCATCGCCCGGTAATGGAAGCGGCGGGTTTGAAAGTGAAACACTACAGCTACTTTAGCCCGACCACTAAACAAGTGGATACTACGCGCATGCTGGAAGATTTGTCTAATGCTGGTCCAGACGATGTTGTTCTGCTGCATGGTTGTTGTCACAACCCAACAGGGGCTGATATCGACTTTGAAGCATGGAAAGTGATCACTGAGCTTGCTCAGAAAAACGGCTTCACACCATTTGTCGACATTGCTTACCAAGGGTTTGGTGACGGCCTTGAAGAAGACGCAAAAGGTCTGCGCCATATGGCAGAGAATGTCGAAGAAATGTTAATCACCACATCATGTTCTAAGAACTTTGGTTTATACCGTGAGCGTACAGGTGCGGCGATTGTTGTCGGCAAATCGGTGGAAGATGTGACGAACGCACGAGGTAAGCTACTGACACTTGCACGTGCGACTTACACCATGCCGCCTGATCATGGTGCGGCTCTGGTCAAAACTATCTTGCAAGATCAATCGTTGACTGCAATTTGGAAGCAAGAGTTGAGTGAAATGCAACAGCGTTTGTTAAACCTTCGTCAAACTTTGTGCCAAGAATTGAGAAATTCTCACGATACTTCACAATTCGACTTTATCGAAAGCCACAAAGGCATGTTTACTGTGCTGGGCTTTAGCCAAGACCAAATGCTCCAACTGCGAGAACAGTATGGAATTTATGGCGTTGGCGATGGTCGAATTAATATCGCGGGGTTAACGGAAAAAGATATCCCTTACGTAGCCGACGCGATAGTGAAAGTGGCTTAA
- the nrdG gene encoding anaerobic ribonucleoside-triphosphate reductase-activating protein — protein sequence MNYQKYHQVDVVNGEGTRCTLFVSGCEHNCRGCYNQTTFNPNSGHPYTQQLEDQIIADLQDTRIKRRGLSLSGGDPLHPANVDTILQLVKRVKSECIGKDIWLWTGYTLGELNESQRKVVEYIDVLIDGKFEQDKKDLNLEWRGSSNQVIHRFKL from the coding sequence ATGAACTACCAAAAATATCATCAAGTTGACGTGGTGAATGGTGAAGGCACGCGTTGCACCCTGTTTGTGTCAGGGTGCGAGCATAATTGCCGTGGATGCTATAACCAGACGACGTTCAACCCAAATTCGGGTCATCCATATACTCAGCAGTTGGAAGATCAAATCATTGCCGATTTGCAAGATACTCGTATAAAGCGCAGAGGTTTATCCCTTTCTGGTGGCGATCCGCTGCATCCAGCAAATGTCGACACCATTCTCCAATTAGTCAAGCGAGTCAAATCAGAATGTATAGGAAAGGACATCTGGCTTTGGACGGGCTACACACTTGGTGAGCTTAATGAATCGCAACGTAAAGTGGTTGAGTATATTGATGTATTGATTGATGGAAAATTTGAGCAAGACAAGAAAGACTTAAATTTAGAGTGGAGAGGGAGCTCGAATCAGGTGATCCATCGATTCAAGCTCTAG